One Melanotaenia boesemani isolate fMelBoe1 chromosome 8, fMelBoe1.pri, whole genome shotgun sequence DNA segment encodes these proteins:
- the LOC121644145 gene encoding 5-beta-cholestane-3-alpha,7-alpha-diol 12-alpha-hydroxylase-like: MGLLLPILLGFFVALLGGLYLLGVFRQRRPGEPPLDKGLIPWLGHVLEFRKNTLKFLERMKQKHGDVFTIQIAGFYITFLQDPLSFGAFVKESREKLDFNSFAAQLVERVFGYIPIEGDHESLHLSSNKHLKGEGLEVMTQAMMSNLQNLMLHSISSEAEQRPWKEDGLFMYSYNIVFRAGYLALFGNVPYESEGSGETAKEKDRAESEALFYEFRKYDQLFPNLAYGVLPPMEKREANRLQEFFWKVLSVEKMKTKDNISRWVWDMHQAKEETGMKESMINKYMFVLLWASQGNTGPSSFWLLLFLLKHPEAMAAVRQEVDKVLKESGQEVHRGGPLINLTREMLMKTPILDSAVEETLRLTAAPLLTRAVLQDMTLKMADGREYFIRKGDRMAVFPYIAVHLDPEVHSDPHSFKYDRFLNPDGSRKTDFYKAGKKVKYYSMPWGAGVSMCPGRFFATNELKQFVFLMLVYFEFELKNPDEKIPEIDVRRWGFGSMQPMNDVQFRYKLRF; encoded by the coding sequence ATGGGTCTGCTGCTGCCGATCCTTCTTGGCTTTTTTGTTGCTCTGCTCGGAGGGCTGTACCTTCTTGGGGTTTTTCGACAGCGGCGACCAGGAGAACCTCCCTTGGACAAAGGGCTCATTCCTTGGCTGGGCCATGTCCTTGAATTCCGCAAGAACACATTGAAATTCTTGGAGAGGATGAAGCAAAAACATGGTGATGTTTTCACAATTCAGATAGCAGGATTTTACATTACATTCCTACAAGACCCCCTGTCTTTTGGGGCATTTGTTAAGGAGAGTAGAGAGAAACTGGACTTTAACAGTTTTGCTGCACAGCTGGTTGAGAGAGTGTTTGGTTACATACCAATCGAGGGTGATCATGAAAGCCTTCATTTGTCTAGTAACAAGCACTTGAAGGGAGAAGGCCTGGAAGTAATGACACAAGCCATGATGAGTAATTTGCAGAACCTGATGTTGCACAGCATCTCCTCAGAGGCAGAACAAAGGCCCTGGAAAGAAGATGGACTGTTTATGTACAgttacaacattgttttcagagCAGGATATTTAGCCCTGTTTGGTAATGTGCCATATGAATCAGAGGGAAGCGGAGAGACAGccaaagagaaagacagagctGAATCTGAAGCCTTATTTTATGAGTTTCGGAAATATGACCAACTCTTTCCAAACCTGGCTTATGGGGTCCTTCCACCAATGGAAAAAAGGGAGGCTAATAGGTTACAGGAATTTTTCTGGAAGGTTTTATCAGTGGAGAAGATGAAGACCAAGGACAACATCAGTCGCTGGGTGTGGGACATGCACCAGGCTAAAGAAGAGACGGGTATGAAAGAGTCTATGATCAACAAGTACATGTTTGTGCTTCTTTGGGCCTCTCAGGGTAACACAGGGCCTTCTTCATTTTGGCTGCTCCTGTTCCTTTTGAAACACCCAGAGGCCATGGCAGCAGTGAGGCAAGAAGTAGATAAAGTTCTGAAGGAGTCTGGGCAAGAAGTCCATCGTGGTGGCCCTTTAATCAACCTGACCCGAGAAATGCTGATGAAAACACCGATTCTGGACAGTGCTGTGGAAGAGACCCTTCGACTTACAGCTGCTCCCCTCCTCACCAGGGCAGTACTCCAGGATATGACCCTCAAAATGGCAGATGGCCGTGAATACTTCATTCGTAAAGGGGACAGAATGGCAGTATTTCCTTACATTGCAGTGCATCTTGACCCAGAGGTACACTCCGATCCTCATTCATTCAAATATGACCGTTTTCTGAACCCAGACGGCAgcagaaagacagatttttacaaagcaggaaaaaaggtgaaatactACAGCATGCCATGGGGTGCAGGAGTCTCCATGTGCCCTGGGCGTTTCTTTGCCACAAACGAGctgaaacagtttgtttttctcatgttGGTCTATTTTGAGTTTGAGCTGAAGAATCCCGATGAGAAGATACCTGAAATTGACGTCAGGCGATGGGGCTTTGGATCGATGCAGCCCATGAATGATGTTCAGTTTCGTTACAAACTCAGATTTTAA
- the higd1a gene encoding HIG1 domain family member 1A, mitochondrial, with translation MSSYEEENESKLLRKAKENPFVPVGIAGFFGIVGYKLLKMKQRGDTKMSVHLIHMRVAAQGFVVGAMTVGVLYSMYREYIVKPNEQQK, from the exons ATGTCCTCATATGAAGAAGAAAACGAATCGAAGTTATTGCGAAAAGCAAAGGAGAATCCATTTGTCCCAGTGG GCATAGCTGGATTCTTTGGCATTGTTGGGTACAAactgctgaaaatgaaacaacgTGGTGATACAAAAATGTCAGTGCACCTGATTCACATGCGTGTAGCTGCCCAGGGCTTTGTGGTTGGAGCCATGACTGTTG ggGTCCTGTATTCAATGTACAGAGAGTACATCGTGAAGCCCAatgaacaacagaaataa